A portion of the Candidatus Melainabacteria bacterium genome contains these proteins:
- a CDS encoding HAMP domain-containing protein: MGFFKNIYQWLFRSLANQLLVTYISLVTIALFAVSIWALFMIKSESIVDLRNSLEVEAVNLSLEIDNDLALDSEQSRNRIKMAVDRHANKLGVAITVVNDDGHVLADSGGGPGSTDTASGENISNQSEINDALAGVIGIYERKSNKTNSNWLFIAYPVRAAGHTTGVIRVGLPLTDIERRLNNDLYVFLKIILATGVVTLLISLWMAKRVNRPVKEMSAMARNIALSGDMSEFVPVGRRDEIGELGLSFNQMIGRLREQERLRQEFIANASHELKTPTMAIGSVVEALQAGAAEDPVLRPQFLTSLERLVDRQTSLLRDLLDISRLDGGLGEDWHDDVNIVQVINDAVEQLRAHATKKEVELVNLDGLDGKSETAPIIRGNALQLQRAIVNIVTNAVNYTPPAGTVSVSARLADSERVAIKVQDNGVGIDAADLPHIFERFYRADKARTRASGGTGLGLAITREIVARHHGTIEVESVLGKGSTFTIFLPAVSKSS, encoded by the coding sequence ATGGGATTTTTCAAAAACATTTATCAATGGCTCTTTCGAAGTCTAGCTAATCAGCTGTTGGTCACATATATATCATTGGTTACGATCGCGCTTTTCGCGGTCAGTATTTGGGCTTTGTTTATGATTAAGTCCGAATCGATTGTTGATCTGCGCAACTCGCTTGAAGTTGAGGCGGTTAATCTCTCGTTGGAAATCGATAATGACCTGGCTCTCGATTCTGAGCAGTCGCGCAATCGCATCAAAATGGCCGTTGATCGGCATGCGAACAAGCTGGGCGTGGCGATCACAGTTGTCAATGATGATGGGCACGTCCTGGCTGACTCAGGCGGGGGACCCGGCAGCACCGACACTGCAAGCGGCGAGAACATTTCCAATCAGTCGGAAATCAACGATGCTCTCGCCGGCGTGATTGGTATTTACGAGCGGAAATCGAACAAGACGAATAGCAACTGGTTGTTCATTGCCTATCCGGTGCGAGCGGCAGGTCACACCACCGGTGTAATCAGGGTCGGTTTGCCGCTCACGGACATCGAAAGGCGGCTCAACAATGACTTGTATGTTTTTCTGAAAATTATCTTGGCAACAGGCGTTGTCACATTGCTGATCAGTTTGTGGATGGCTAAGCGAGTTAACCGTCCCGTTAAAGAGATGAGTGCTATGGCTCGCAACATTGCTCTCTCCGGTGACATGTCCGAGTTTGTACCGGTCGGCAGGCGCGATGAGATTGGTGAGTTAGGGCTGTCTTTCAATCAAATGATCGGTCGGTTGCGTGAGCAGGAGCGGTTGCGTCAGGAGTTCATTGCCAATGCCAGTCATGAACTAAAGACACCGACTATGGCGATAGGCTCGGTGGTTGAAGCACTGCAGGCTGGAGCGGCGGAAGATCCAGTGCTGCGCCCACAATTTCTCACTTCTCTGGAGCGACTCGTCGACCGGCAAACCAGTCTGCTCAGAGATCTTCTGGATATCAGCAGATTGGATGGTGGGCTTGGAGAAGATTGGCATGATGACGTTAACATCGTGCAGGTCATCAACGATGCTGTTGAACAGCTACGCGCTCATGCAACCAAGAAAGAAGTCGAGCTGGTTAATTTAGACGGTCTGGATGGTAAGAGCGAGACGGCTCCGATTATCCGTGGCAACGCATTGCAGCTGCAACGAGCGATCGTCAACATTGTCACCAACGCCGTAAACTACACCCCGCCTGCTGGAACCGTTTCAGTCAGTGCGCGTCTGGCTGATTCTGAGCGCGTGGCCATTAAAGTTCAAGATAATGGTGTCGGAATCGATGCCGCAGATTTGCCTCATATATTTGAGCGCTTTTACAGAGCTGATAAAGCTAGAACCAGAGCAAGTGGGGGCACGGGGTTGGGATTAGCAATTACGCGTGAAATCGTTGCCAGGCATCACGGCACAATTGAAGTCGAATCAGTATTGGGCAAAGGATCGACATTTACTATTTTCTTGCCTGCTGTTTCGAAGTCTTCGTGA
- the trxA gene encoding thioredoxin, translating to MSAVVNVTDTSFEQEVLKAEVPVLVDFWAPWCGPCKAVAPVVEDLSKEYEGRLKVVKLNTDENPKTAQAYTIRGIPSLYLFKSGQVVEQVVGAVPKATLASAINKHV from the coding sequence ATGTCTGCTGTTGTGAACGTAACCGATACATCCTTTGAACAAGAAGTACTCAAGGCAGAAGTGCCAGTACTCGTCGACTTCTGGGCACCATGGTGTGGTCCGTGCAAAGCGGTTGCACCGGTTGTAGAAGATCTTTCAAAAGAGTATGAAGGAAGACTAAAAGTAGTCAAACTGAATACCGACGAGAACCCTAAAACTGCGCAAGCCTATACCATTCGCGGTATTCCGAGCCTCTATCTGTTTAAGAGTGGTCAGGTTGTCGAGCAGGTTGTCGGCGCTGTGCCGAAGGCAACCCTCGCCTCTGCAATCAACAAACACGTCTAA
- a CDS encoding fasciclin domain-containing protein has translation MPQASDAHTTGKPHHHHKKACSSKACEQACAAKGGTIIAVAAKAGTFKELLSQLEAAGLVGVLKGPGPFTVFAPNDAAFGRSRSLDKLSGDKTKLANILKYHVVKGNYSAADLQNKRSLTTLEGESVMLNAKDGKVIVDGAIVTEADIKASNGVIHVIDAVLVPERGK, from the coding sequence ATGCCGCAAGCGAGCGATGCCCACACAACAGGCAAGCCTCATCACCACCACAAGAAAGCTTGCTCATCCAAAGCATGCGAGCAAGCATGCGCTGCCAAAGGTGGAACGATCATAGCTGTGGCAGCGAAAGCTGGTACATTCAAAGAATTGTTGAGTCAGTTGGAAGCTGCCGGTCTTGTCGGAGTTCTGAAAGGACCAGGACCATTCACAGTCTTTGCTCCAAACGACGCTGCATTTGGTCGCTCACGCTCACTGGACAAACTCAGCGGCGACAAAACCAAATTGGCAAACATCTTGAAATATCATGTTGTCAAAGGAAATTACTCAGCTGCAGACCTCCAGAACAAGCGCTCTTTGACTACGCTGGAAGGCGAGTCGGTGATGCTCAATGCCAAAGACGGAAAAGTAATTGTTGATGGAGCCATCGTAACCGAGGCAGACATCAAGGCTAGCAACGGTGTCATTCACGTAATTGACGCTGTTTTGGTTCCTGAACGCGGTAAATAG
- a CDS encoding AAA family ATPase produces the protein MKKWARWTLLILWTLLLLGTSTFWNPFTSFPALMKYSVVTAFGAIVFGALMIIMQFYIMIKILFPLPPRADAKAPKGFWRTALPFLFLQPSISPKAPQTLDTVIGNEPAKQEIREVIDMLAHPEHYLKSGAEVPKGMLFIGPPGVGKTLYARAIANEVGIPFYVLEGSGVSGLIMGLGVLKLKTLFAQLKRHGKAILFIDEIDSMAARRQGDRGFGGQSDMNMTLNTLLTEMDGFHSTNLLIIGATNNDGILDPALMRAGRMDRRIYFQSPSPAERRQIFQYYLDRVAHAPEIDLDEIMMLTSNYSPAEIANVVNEAALISMRPGGPSHVTTDSIKQALDRVAVGLERTLVGSGLEIQNADPTIRLEHVVGIDDVKQDLAEIVDFLQHGDDLRLIGAKIPKGVLMVGPPGVGKTMLAKAIANEAGVPFYGLSASYLGDFGGDRIRALYQQARKSPAAIVFIDEIDSIGAKKSHEGMRSDALNQILVELDGFSRSNVITIGATNNEPILDPAFMRSGRFDRKVYVGLPDAPARKIIFTQYLKTIKLASEPDLDKLAKQTTNFSGADIAAAVNEAAILAVRKKKTHVEESDLEEAVDKVSVTSGHKLNTHGVNMSRVPDIEVRLADLKGMDEAKAEAAEVVALLKHADKVLESGLKAPKGVLLVGRPGTGKTMLAKAIANEAGVPFYSLSGSDFQSMWAGETAVRVRAVYEQARRGGKPCIVFIDEIDAIGARRGVERGGGAVQDHNKTLNQLLVEMDGFGKHKVLTIGATNHPDLLDSALLRPGRFDRRIDVPLPNLEGRDAILQSYLKKTATDETVNTLDIARMTVFSAGAELANIVNEAGLIAIRDGNMKISQSDLFQAVQRVRFGMQYSRHILVEELMATAYHEAGHTMVCYYRNRRERIQVVTVVPRGGALGYMWPVEKEDYVQQNKHEYIVDIEVSLGGMAAEQIYMDTTTSGVSSDLNSVGHIANLMVRNWGMGSFKFNTTTAYEYKGDWSEPRQASSETNREIEMEIKNLVDTCMENVTQLIKAKRVQLDKLAQALVEKETLYFADIAAILEPERSKADIQREIDLLGTRKLVGKPPVIDLDNFGGWALPGIGSGGSSGASPGGSTNNKGPQIKDIRFDKDADDHWSPQQE, from the coding sequence ATGAAAAAATGGGCACGCTGGACTCTTCTAATCCTCTGGACGTTGCTTTTGCTTGGCACTTCGACGTTCTGGAATCCGTTCACGTCGTTTCCAGCTCTGATGAAGTATTCAGTAGTGACTGCATTCGGCGCCATTGTCTTCGGCGCCCTGATGATCATCATGCAGTTCTACATCATGATCAAAATCCTCTTCCCATTGCCGCCCAGAGCCGACGCAAAGGCGCCAAAAGGATTCTGGCGGACGGCACTGCCCTTTCTCTTCCTGCAGCCTTCAATAAGCCCTAAGGCACCCCAGACGCTCGATACCGTTATCGGTAACGAACCAGCCAAACAGGAAATCCGCGAAGTCATCGACATGCTCGCGCACCCCGAACATTACCTGAAGTCAGGCGCCGAAGTACCGAAAGGCATGCTGTTTATTGGACCTCCAGGCGTGGGCAAGACGCTTTACGCCAGAGCCATAGCAAACGAAGTCGGAATTCCGTTCTATGTGCTGGAAGGTTCCGGTGTAAGCGGTTTGATCATGGGATTGGGCGTGCTCAAGCTCAAGACCTTGTTTGCCCAACTGAAGCGTCACGGTAAGGCGATACTGTTCATCGACGAAATCGACTCCATGGCAGCCAGACGCCAGGGCGATCGCGGTTTTGGCGGTCAGTCGGATATGAACATGACGCTCAATACGTTACTGACAGAAATGGACGGCTTCCACAGCACCAACCTGCTCATTATCGGTGCCACCAATAATGATGGCATTCTCGACCCGGCATTGATGCGCGCAGGTCGCATGGACAGAAGAATCTACTTCCAATCGCCATCGCCTGCTGAACGCCGCCAGATCTTCCAGTACTATCTTGATCGAGTTGCTCACGCACCTGAAATCGATCTCGACGAAATCATGATGTTGACTTCGAACTACTCACCGGCAGAAATCGCCAATGTCGTCAACGAAGCAGCTCTGATATCGATGCGTCCGGGCGGACCGAGTCATGTCACAACAGACTCGATCAAACAGGCTCTGGACCGCGTTGCCGTAGGACTGGAACGAACGCTGGTCGGTTCAGGGCTGGAAATTCAAAACGCAGATCCGACTATCAGACTGGAGCATGTAGTCGGAATTGACGACGTCAAACAGGATCTGGCTGAAATTGTCGATTTTCTGCAGCACGGAGATGACCTGCGTTTGATCGGCGCAAAAATTCCAAAAGGCGTTCTCATGGTTGGACCGCCCGGGGTCGGTAAAACGATGCTGGCCAAAGCCATCGCCAACGAGGCCGGCGTGCCGTTCTACGGACTCTCGGCGAGCTATCTTGGTGATTTTGGTGGTGACCGCATTCGAGCGCTCTACCAGCAAGCGAGAAAGAGCCCGGCTGCCATCGTATTCATTGATGAAATCGATTCAATCGGGGCCAAAAAATCTCACGAGGGAATGAGGTCTGATGCGCTTAATCAGATACTGGTGGAGCTCGATGGATTCTCCCGCAGCAACGTCATCACGATAGGCGCGACTAACAACGAACCTATTCTCGACCCAGCTTTCATGCGCAGTGGCAGATTCGACAGGAAAGTGTATGTCGGCTTGCCGGATGCACCAGCCAGAAAAATCATTTTCACGCAATATCTGAAGACCATAAAACTGGCTTCCGAACCGGATCTAGATAAACTTGCCAAACAAACCACTAATTTCTCAGGAGCAGACATCGCAGCAGCAGTAAATGAAGCCGCGATACTGGCTGTGCGCAAGAAGAAAACACACGTCGAAGAATCAGACCTGGAAGAAGCCGTAGACAAAGTGTCCGTGACATCAGGTCACAAGTTGAACACTCATGGTGTCAACATGTCGCGCGTTCCGGACATAGAAGTTCGCCTGGCGGACCTGAAAGGAATGGACGAAGCTAAGGCAGAAGCGGCCGAAGTAGTTGCTCTCCTGAAGCATGCTGATAAGGTTCTGGAATCTGGTCTGAAAGCGCCAAAGGGTGTTCTGTTAGTTGGCAGACCCGGAACAGGTAAGACCATGCTCGCTAAAGCGATCGCGAATGAGGCAGGCGTGCCGTTCTACTCACTCTCAGGAAGTGATTTCCAATCGATGTGGGCAGGCGAGACCGCAGTTCGTGTCCGTGCCGTTTACGAGCAGGCCAGACGGGGCGGAAAGCCTTGCATCGTCTTCATCGACGAAATCGATGCCATCGGAGCCAGACGAGGTGTTGAAAGAGGCGGTGGTGCAGTTCAAGACCACAACAAGACGCTGAACCAATTGCTCGTCGAAATGGATGGATTCGGCAAACACAAAGTGCTCACTATCGGTGCAACGAACCATCCAGACTTGCTGGATTCGGCCCTATTGAGACCAGGTCGCTTTGACCGACGAATCGATGTGCCGTTGCCTAACCTTGAAGGACGTGATGCCATTCTTCAAAGCTACCTGAAGAAAACAGCTACCGATGAAACAGTCAACACGCTGGACATTGCCCGCATGACAGTATTCAGTGCAGGAGCAGAGCTGGCTAACATTGTTAACGAAGCGGGATTGATCGCCATCAGAGATGGCAACATGAAGATCTCGCAAAGCGACCTGTTCCAGGCCGTGCAACGAGTGCGATTTGGCATGCAGTACAGTCGACACATACTCGTCGAAGAGTTGATGGCGACTGCATATCACGAAGCTGGGCACACGATGGTTTGCTACTACCGCAACCGCCGCGAGCGCATCCAGGTCGTGACCGTCGTGCCCCGCGGTGGCGCTCTCGGCTACATGTGGCCGGTAGAGAAAGAAGACTATGTTCAACAGAACAAGCATGAATACATTGTCGACATTGAAGTCTCACTGGGCGGCATGGCTGCAGAGCAGATATACATGGACACAACTACTTCAGGCGTTTCTTCAGATCTCAATTCGGTAGGTCATATCGCCAACCTGATGGTCAGGAACTGGGGTATGGGTTCATTCAAATTCAACACGACAACTGCCTACGAATACAAGGGTGATTGGAGTGAACCTAGACAGGCATCATCAGAGACGAATCGCGAGATTGAGATGGAGATCAAAAATCTTGTCGACACTTGCATGGAAAACGTCACCCAACTGATCAAAGCAAAACGCGTCCAGCTGGACAAGCTGGCACAAGCACTGGTCGAGAAAGAGACACTGTACTTCGCTGACATTGCAGCGATTCTCGAGCCAGAGCGCTCCAAAGCCGATATTCAGCGCGAGATCGATCTTCTCGGAACACGCAAGCTCGTCGGAAAACCGCCTGTCATCGACCTCGACAACTTCGGGGGCTGGGCTCTACCTGGTATCGGCAGCGGTGGCAGCAGCGGAGCCAGCCCGGGTGGAAGCACGAACAACAAAGGACCACAGATAAAGGATATTCGCTTCGATAAAGATGCGGATGACCACTGGAGCCCGCAGCAGGAATAG
- a CDS encoding serine/threonine protein kinase, with product MISSEQDLSMDRFRIVSEVGVGGMGKVFQAVEQHSNKVFALKVMHNHLKNDPTNRMRFEREAKVAIDLRHKHIVEVTAYGFTESNEPFIVMEFLEGVSLQDVLKQKHRLELQEFFATFAGVCDGLSYAHESNVVHRDIKPSNIMLVNGDFNESKIVDFGIAKVCKQTGEVCPETASALKSIVTSVDAPSALNSSHAVETTVKMLVSQEGASVLQNLTQPGEIFGSPLYLSPEQCMGEEADCRSEVYTLGCVMFESLTGTPCLKGSNAMETLLLRVQNDAPSINDLDEGQKFPVELEKVVARALHRNPDERYQSVRELGTALKAANLDLDQLE from the coding sequence ATGATCAGCAGTGAGCAAGACCTCAGCATGGATCGCTTCAGAATAGTGTCGGAAGTGGGCGTTGGCGGAATGGGAAAGGTTTTCCAGGCTGTTGAGCAGCATTCCAACAAGGTGTTCGCTCTGAAGGTGATGCACAATCACCTCAAGAATGATCCGACCAACAGAATGCGATTCGAGCGCGAGGCGAAAGTGGCAATAGACCTGCGTCACAAGCACATTGTCGAAGTAACTGCGTATGGATTCACCGAAAGCAACGAGCCTTTCATTGTTATGGAATTTCTCGAAGGAGTTTCATTGCAAGATGTGCTCAAACAAAAACATCGTCTGGAACTGCAGGAATTTTTCGCAACGTTTGCAGGCGTCTGCGATGGATTGAGTTATGCGCATGAATCGAACGTGGTCCATCGCGATATCAAACCAAGCAACATAATGCTTGTAAACGGCGACTTCAATGAATCAAAGATAGTCGACTTCGGCATCGCGAAGGTCTGCAAACAAACAGGGGAGGTCTGCCCTGAAACCGCATCTGCACTCAAGTCCATCGTTACATCTGTTGATGCGCCTTCTGCGTTGAATAGTTCGCACGCTGTAGAAACCACTGTCAAAATGCTCGTGTCGCAAGAAGGAGCATCAGTATTGCAAAACCTTACGCAACCGGGAGAAATATTCGGAAGCCCACTATATCTAAGCCCGGAGCAATGCATGGGCGAAGAAGCCGACTGCAGATCGGAAGTGTACACACTGGGCTGCGTCATGTTCGAATCTCTAACAGGAACGCCTTGCCTGAAAGGCTCCAATGCCATGGAGACTTTGTTGTTGAGAGTTCAAAACGATGCACCATCGATCAATGATCTCGACGAGGGTCAGAAATTCCCGGTAGAACTTGAAAAAGTTGTCGCCAGGGCGCTGCATCGAAATCCTGATGAGCGATACCAATCAGTTCGAGAATTGGGCACCGCGCTCAAAGCTGCCAATCTTGACCTCGATCAGCTGGAATGA
- a CDS encoding SDR family oxidoreductase — protein sequence MSASYFHHSSKLLLFFSKVRSLLLKERSAIITGASRGLGKAIARAFLANGCNITICGRDEYKLLDTAAELQAECQTSALVKAIRADVSCESDAKSIVASAIQQFGRLDIIVNNAAILGPIGLSEEVDWQEWLRTIQINLGGPVLLCRAAIPHLKSKRYGRIINLSGGGATAPRPCFGAYAASKAALVRFTETLAEELKEFDITVNAVAPGALNTEMLEQVLQAGSGLAGPKAFQDACLQKEQGGNSLEQAAALCVLLASDTVSAITGKLISAAWDPWQNLSLYEKQLGGSDIYTLRRIIPADRGQDWQL from the coding sequence ATTTCAGCATCTTACTTTCACCATTCAAGTAAGCTACTACTATTCTTCTCAAAGGTACGCTCTTTGCTACTAAAAGAACGCAGTGCAATAATTACAGGAGCGAGTCGGGGCTTAGGAAAAGCTATTGCCCGAGCCTTTCTTGCCAACGGTTGCAATATAACCATTTGCGGCCGAGACGAGTACAAATTGCTAGATACTGCCGCAGAGCTGCAAGCTGAATGCCAGACATCAGCCCTGGTCAAGGCTATAAGGGCTGATGTTTCGTGTGAGAGTGACGCTAAGTCCATCGTTGCCAGTGCAATTCAACAATTCGGTCGACTAGATATCATCGTCAATAACGCGGCCATTCTTGGTCCGATTGGACTGAGCGAAGAAGTCGATTGGCAAGAATGGCTGCGCACTATTCAGATCAATTTGGGTGGCCCCGTCCTCTTATGCCGGGCTGCCATTCCCCATCTTAAATCTAAGCGCTATGGCCGAATTATCAATCTTTCGGGTGGAGGAGCCACTGCTCCGAGACCGTGTTTTGGTGCTTATGCTGCAAGTAAGGCGGCTCTGGTGCGCTTCACCGAGACTCTGGCAGAAGAGCTGAAAGAATTCGATATAACTGTCAATGCTGTGGCACCAGGAGCACTCAACACTGAAATGCTTGAGCAGGTGCTGCAGGCTGGTAGCGGCTTGGCCGGACCTAAGGCGTTTCAGGATGCCTGCCTACAGAAAGAACAAGGAGGCAACTCTCTTGAGCAGGCCGCTGCTTTGTGCGTTTTGCTAGCCTCCGATACAGTATCAGCAATAACAGGTAAGCTAATTAGTGCTGCCTGGGATCCGTGGCAGAATTTATCGCTTTATGAGAAGCAGCTTGGCGGCAGTGATATTTATACTTTGCGTCGCATCATTCCAGCTGATCGAGGTCAAGATTGGCAGCTTTGA
- a CDS encoding class I SAM-dependent methyltransferase, with amino-acid sequence MQRGDAICPICQSATSKVGDKSGRVIKRAFSLFHCQTCGFYYVDNPETDYGLIYDQNYYQGRGADQSIDYVYEFEHHQSTVRNYEWQGIATIASHFIKNLEGKKWLDYGCGTGGLLKYCEQNYKVAMFGFDHGWAVERAEAAGLRILPEEALENHHQSFDVITAIEVLEHCLDPISELRRIRSLLKPGGLFFYTTGNSQPFEGNILNWSYFAPEIHISLFQPKTMAYALEKCGFQVEEGYFLPGLEKLIRYKVLKALNFKDMSFTEQWLPWPALARLVDKKYRLSEYPIARA; translated from the coding sequence ATGCAGAGAGGAGATGCAATTTGCCCCATTTGCCAAAGCGCAACAAGCAAAGTTGGCGATAAATCAGGGCGAGTAATAAAGAGAGCTTTCTCATTGTTTCATTGCCAGACTTGCGGATTTTACTATGTCGATAACCCTGAAACCGACTATGGGCTGATATACGATCAGAACTACTATCAAGGCAGGGGCGCGGACCAGTCCATAGACTATGTCTACGAATTTGAGCATCATCAGAGCACTGTTCGCAATTACGAATGGCAAGGAATTGCCACCATCGCCAGTCACTTCATCAAGAATCTAGAGGGCAAAAAATGGCTCGACTATGGCTGCGGCACCGGTGGTCTGCTGAAATACTGTGAGCAGAATTACAAAGTGGCAATGTTCGGCTTTGACCATGGCTGGGCAGTCGAGCGGGCAGAGGCTGCTGGACTGCGGATTTTGCCAGAAGAGGCACTCGAAAATCATCATCAGAGTTTTGATGTTATTACAGCCATCGAAGTACTTGAGCATTGTTTAGACCCGATTAGTGAGCTGAGACGTATCAGAAGTCTGCTCAAACCGGGCGGATTATTTTTCTATACAACTGGCAACAGTCAGCCATTTGAAGGCAATATTCTCAACTGGTCCTATTTTGCTCCAGAAATTCATATCAGTCTCTTTCAGCCTAAAACGATGGCCTATGCCCTTGAAAAATGCGGATTCCAAGTTGAGGAGGGATATTTTCTTCCGGGGCTAGAGAAGCTTATTCGCTATAAGGTTTTAAAAGCTCTGAATTTCAAGGATATGAGCTTTACTGAGCAATGGTTGCCCTGGCCAGCGCTGGCTCGCCTGGTCGATAAAAAGTACCGCCTCTCAGAGTATCCAATTGCTCGAGCATAG